A single genomic interval of Daucus carota subsp. sativus chromosome 1, DH1 v3.0, whole genome shotgun sequence harbors:
- the LOC108205475 gene encoding stemmadenine O-acetyltransferase, which yields MNIDIVSTQFIKPSSATPSHLKKFRLSFLDQCMPAHFYPLIFYYYYDETSNITQSTMRFRLKSSLSDALTQFYPLAGRMEGQSFVDCNDQGVKYLETRVDSRLSDIIEFPQVAVLDQLIPYNLSDACMLKAEEQLAIQVNLFNCGGIVLGTCISHRIADACTLSNFMNSWAAIACGKSNIVFPSFNSAVMFPPRDYSLSSMTDAKNQVVIPPVDRLVTKRFIFTASAISALKANAAETLQPTRVEIVTAFIWKCVMKKGKASAVFHPVNLRCRMVPPLPTHFFGNMFQMASAVISGQEAQDYELSFLVNELRSAFAKINSEHAKELLGKDGYEFAINNFKNIGKLMSQKDMKVLRCTSWCRFPIYEADFGWGKPCWVSSASFPTKDTIILLDSRQTSGIEAWVIMEEQDMAEFEQHHDLQEYVSSYPEKEKTSVSE from the coding sequence ATGAACATTGATATAGTTTCCACACAGTTTATTAAACCTTCTTCTGCTACACCATCTCACCTGAAAAAATTCAGGCTCTCTTTTTTAGATCAATGCATGCCTGCTCATTTTTACCCTCTCATATTCTACTATTACTACGATGAGACCAGCAATATTACACAATCTACCATGCGTTTTCGGCTGAAGAGTTCACTTTCTGATGCCTTGACTCAATTTTATCCCTTGGCTGGAAGAATGGAAGGGCAAAGCTTTGTTGATTGCAATGACCAAGGTGTTAAGTATCTGGAAACTCGGGTTGATTCTAGGCTCTCGGACATTATTGAATTTCCTCAAGTTGCGGTGTTAGACCAGCTGATTCCATACAATTTAAGCGATGCCTGTATGCTGAAAGCAGAAGAACAGTTAGCCATTCAAGTTAATTTATTCAACTGTGGTGGTATAGTACTTGGGACTTGCATTTCTCATAGAATAGCAGATGCTTGTACCTTAAGCAATTTCATGAATAGTTGGGCCGCCATTGCTTGTGGGAAGAGCAACATAGTATTTCCATCCTTCAACTCTGCAGTTATGTTCCCACCAAGAGATTATTCTCTGAGCAGCATGACAGATGCAAAAAATCAAGTAGTTATTCCACCAGTGGACAGACTTGTCACCAAAAGGTTCATTTTTACTGCCTCGGCAATTTCAGCACTGAAGGCAAATGCTGCGGAAACCTTGCAGCCCACACGGGTCGAGATAGTTACAGCTTTCATATGGAAATGTGTGATGAAGAAAGGAAAAGCATCAGCTGTTTTCCATCCGGTGAACTTGAGGTGTAGAATGGTGCCACCCCTTCCAACGCATTTTTTTGGCAATATGTTTCAGATGGCAAGTGCAGTTATAAGTGGCCAAGAGGCCCAAGACTATGAGCTCAGCTTCTTGGTGAATGAATTAAGGTCTGCTTTTGCAAAAATAAACAGTGAGCATGCAAAGGAATTACTAGGCAAAGATGGATATGAATTTGcaataaataatttcaaaaatataggtAAACTGATGTCCCAAAAGGACATGAAAGTGCTAAGGTGTACTAGTTGGTGCAGATTTCCAATTTATGAGGCAGATTTTGGTTGGGGAAAGCCCTGTTGGGTGAGTAGTGCTAGCTTTCCTACTAAGGATACAATTATTCTTTTAGACTCTAGACAAACTAGTGGAATAGAAGCATGGGTTATAATGGAAGAGCAAGATATGGCTGAATTCGAGCAGCATCATGACCTTCAAGAGTATGTTTCATCTTacccagaaaaagaaaaaacttcAGTCTCTGAGTAA